The following are encoded together in the Caldisericota bacterium genome:
- the nuoF gene encoding NADH-quinone oxidoreductase subunit NuoF gives MKIKTEKDLYKVKENGLKKILPNKPHIAVGLATCGIAAGGDRVFKALEDIIKNKGLDIELTKTGCIGDCKEEPLVNVTLPGKPLVILHRVSEGDAEKIIDDVIEGKITKEKALCKIEKWDHIVDKKIQYGEDFENIPKYEEIPYFKPQRKIVLRDAGLINPEDIEEYIAVGGYSALYKALEKMTSDEVIEEVKGSGLRGRGGAGFPTGLKWSFTKKAKSDIKYVICNADEGDPGAYMNRNEMESDPHMLIEGIVIGAYAIGATEGYIYVRAEYPLAIERLTRAIQQARNYGLLGEHIFGTDFSFDIHIAKGAGAFVCGEETALIASIEGRPGKPHPRPPFPANKGLWGKPTNINNVETWCNIPVIVKNGGEWFTQIGAEKNTGTKVFSLVGKVEKVGLVEVPLGTPIKTIVYDIGAGGIKGRKLKAVQTGGPSGGCIPASLFDTSMDYESLAKVGSIMGSGGVVVMDENTCMVDTAKYFLDFTVDESCGKCVPCREGLRQMHKILERITSGKGKEEDIEKLEKIGKIIKLTALCALGQTAPNPVLTTLKYFHDEYKAHITEKKCPAHVCIDLIKFEVNKEKCLKCGQCYRVCPV, from the coding sequence ATGAAGATTAAAACAGAAAAAGACCTATATAAAGTAAAGGAAAATGGTTTAAAAAAGATTTTACCTAACAAACCTCATATCGCGGTAGGCCTCGCAACATGTGGTATTGCAGCAGGAGGAGATAGAGTATTCAAGGCGTTAGAGGACATTATTAAGAATAAAGGATTAGATATAGAGCTTACAAAAACAGGCTGTATAGGAGACTGTAAAGAAGAACCTTTAGTAAATGTTACCCTTCCCGGGAAACCTCTTGTAATCCTTCACAGAGTTTCTGAAGGTGATGCCGAGAAGATTATCGATGATGTTATAGAAGGTAAAATTACGAAAGAGAAAGCACTTTGCAAAATAGAGAAATGGGATCACATCGTTGATAAAAAAATACAATATGGAGAAGATTTTGAAAATATTCCGAAATACGAGGAAATTCCTTATTTTAAACCACAGAGAAAAATAGTATTGAGAGACGCAGGATTGATTAATCCTGAAGATATCGAAGAATACATTGCAGTGGGAGGATACTCTGCGTTGTATAAAGCGTTAGAGAAAATGACTTCTGACGAAGTAATAGAAGAAGTAAAAGGATCAGGACTGAGGGGAAGAGGTGGTGCAGGTTTTCCAACAGGACTGAAGTGGAGTTTTACGAAGAAAGCAAAAAGTGATATAAAATATGTTATTTGCAATGCAGACGAGGGCGACCCAGGTGCATATATGAACAGGAACGAAATGGAAAGTGATCCCCATATGTTAATTGAAGGAATAGTGATAGGGGCATATGCAATTGGTGCAACTGAAGGGTACATATATGTAAGGGCAGAATATCCTCTTGCAATAGAAAGGCTTACTAGAGCAATTCAACAAGCAAGGAATTATGGTTTGCTCGGAGAACATATATTCGGTACAGATTTTTCCTTTGATATCCATATTGCAAAAGGTGCAGGTGCATTTGTCTGCGGGGAAGAAACAGCACTTATTGCATCTATAGAAGGTAGGCCCGGTAAGCCTCATCCACGCCCACCATTTCCTGCAAATAAAGGACTTTGGGGGAAACCTACAAATATTAACAATGTAGAAACTTGGTGTAATATTCCTGTAATTGTTAAAAATGGCGGAGAGTGGTTTACGCAAATTGGTGCAGAAAAGAATACAGGAACAAAAGTTTTTTCTCTTGTTGGAAAAGTAGAAAAAGTAGGACTCGTAGAGGTTCCACTTGGGACACCGATAAAAACTATCGTTTATGATATAGGAGCAGGTGGTATAAAGGGAAGAAAACTAAAGGCGGTTCAGACAGGCGGGCCCTCGGGTGGATGTATTCCTGCCTCGCTTTTTGATACGTCAATGGATTACGAAAGCTTGGCAAAAGTTGGTTCAATTATGGGCTCTGGTGGTGTTGTTGTAATGGATGAAAATACGTGTATGGTTGATACTGCTAAGTATTTTCTTGATTTTACTGTGGATGAATCCTGTGGAAAGTGTGTTCCTTGCAGGGAAGGGTTAAGACAAATGCATAAAATCTTAGAGAGAATTACATCTGGAAAAGGAAAAGAAGAAGATATTGAGAAGTTAGAAAAAATTGGTAAAATTATAAAGCTCACTGCACTTTGTGCGCTTGGTCAAACTGCTCCTAATCCAGTGTTAACAACTCTGAAATATTTTCATGATGAATATAAAGCTCATATCACAGAAAAAAAGTGTCCTGCTCATGTATGTATAGACCTCATAAAGTTTGAGGTCAATAAAGAAAAATGTTTAAAATGTGGCCAATGTTACAGAGTATGTCCAGTCG